The sequence AGAGGTCAGCTCACGCAGCCCAACCAAAGACCCTTCTATTTTCAAAGTGTTCACTATTCCCATTGCCATGTTGGTATTCATCATTCCCTTTTCGTAACTGTGAAGCTCTTGGCGACTTCACCAACACAGCATCTAAATGATttgtgtttaaaacaaaacaatgaacaaattaactcctttttttctgagagtaGCTGGGGACTATATGCTCCTCCTTCTTAGATGAAAGTGTTTTGATGGTGCAGTTGAGAATATGGCCTTGCAGAAAGTTTTTCTTGTGGGCTTGCAACTGAAGCAAAGGAACAAGAAGTGTGGCGGGcaagagaaatgcagaaggaGATCAGAttttactaaaaacaaaaacggTCCTGTGATTGCTGGAAATGCCAGCTTTATGTActggctgccctgcagcactaCCAGTGTGTTCAGAAAGGTTCTGTAGGAAGAAACAATATCTGCAGTTACGATGTTTGGAAAGCACTGGTCTGGGGAACGCCTTGTGCGAAGTCTGTGCATTTATTAGTGCAGCCTAGATCTTTGTGTTAAAGCTGGAAGCCAAACGTATCACTTTGCTCAGCAGCTGGAAACCGACTCAGTTCTTCCTCTGCCTGTCTGCTGCCCTCAGGCACCACCTGAAAAGTTGGTGTTTGTCCCAGTCGTGTAAGGATCCCCCCATTTGGCTTCAAGGCTGCTGCTGGTGTGACCTCGGTCTAAGACCTTGCTGAGCAGCGTGCTCAGCGTCCTGGCCTTGCGGCAGGCACGAGGCAGAAGCATGGGGGTGCTATGAATTTTTGAGCGTTGCTCACAGTTGTCTGCTGTGATGCACCAAAATACTCGTGTTCCGGTACCTTTGGCCCATCTTAAATGGTGCAGTTGCTGTTGAATTCCTGTGTGTTTAATGAGATCTGGAATAGTAGTTAGGGTTTTAACTTGTGGCCCCCTCACAGAACACAGTGTAGTATTCATAGTGCTCAGAAAGCTATTGCTTATTCTTAATCTGTATCAGCATCTTAACTAAGTTTTGCtattaacatttaaatataCATCAAAACAGTATTTCGGTATATCTTCAATTTCAACATGAAAGTGAAAAAcctacaaacaaaacattttgaggGAAAGTTAGGTTTTACAAGAATTTGTTTATCAGTTCTTACATTATGCAGAAATTTCAGATAGAGTATTGCTGTCCCCCAAATACTTAATCCTGCAGCAGGCCACACGGGTGCAGtgattttacaggagaaatcACAATCAAAATCCCAACAGTGTAGctgatgattatttttgtttttcaggaagtAAGCCATGACACAAGGAGATTTCGGTTTGCTCTCCCTTCCATGGATCACGTTCTGGGACTACCAATTGGTATGTTCTGTCTTTCCTTCCTGAGAATCAGAGCCACGTTAATTGTACTGTAAGAGATCTTGtggtagatttttttcttatattttgaaCCGTTGAATTTCAAATGTTGCGTGTGTGGCTTGATCTGATAGAGCTTTGCAAAATGTCCCAGCGCTGTGAGTCATGTAACATtagcacagaatcatataatggcctgggttgaaaaggaccacagtgatcatctgctttcaacccccctgcagtatgcagggtcgccagccaccagaccaggctgcccagagccacatccagcctggctttgaacgACTTGGATTTCAGTGCGGTGCCTGAAATCCAGCGTTCTTCCCAAGAGCGTACATCCAGCTTCTTTCTGGGAAGACAGTAGAAAAAAGAAGCATTggtctttgtatttttctaatcTTAACTTCCAGTGTGTGTTACTCCCATGGCACTTGGTGTCTGTGATCCCCTCGAGGCAATGTTCCCGGCTGCTTCCCAGCTAAGGCATGCAGTTCACCAGCTAGTCTGCTAAGCTCTGAGTCTCATGGAACTTGTTAGTCACCATGGAGTAGATGTTTCCTGAGGCCTTGCCATGTGGCATATTTCCTTCCGTACTAGCTTACTGCTGTTGCTTCTCACTGCTGATGTAAAGTGCTTTTCACTGTGATTTGTGTTAAATAAGGACTTTGGCTGTAGATACCTCTTGGATGGTCTGTGGGTCAGGGGTGCTTGCTGGTGTGATGCATGGGAAGCAAGGAAGCTGGGTGTAGCAGCCATGGGACAGATTCTGGAATGCCACGTGCATGTTTAGTCCAGCACCAGCTTTTGGCTTTTACCAGCCAGTTAGGgtgttacaggaaaaaacacagCTTGCTTATGGAAAGTTGGATTCTGTGTGGCTTCATATGGAGGCTCCCCAGCAGCTGCCCTTCTGCGAGGAGGAAAAGCACTAACGAATAAGGGCATAAAGTATGTTTTCCCTCAGAGAGAAGCACAATAGCcctgtcatagaatcatcatagaatggtttgggttggaagagacctttaagatcatctagttccaaccccctgctatatgcagggacacctctctctagagcaggttgcttgaagccccatccagctgggccttgaatgcctccacaacctccttgggcaacctgttccatgtgtcaccaccctctgtgtgaaaaacttcctcctagtatctaacctaaacctcccctgtctcagtttaaaaccattcccctttgtcctatcactatccactaTTGTAAAGAGCCGTTTTGAGGGCCTAATGGtgttaaaataatgaaaaattgcCCCTGGGTATTCTTCACCTGTGTCTCGTAAGGGTATTGGAAAACCTTTCCAAGGAGTGAAATTctagagggatttttttttccttataacaTAGGCATTGAGAAAAGAGTTCAACTAATGTGCGAGAGATTGAAATGCGATTGCTACTTCCAAATTATCAACTGGAGAAAGCTAGTTGGTAGAGCTTTGAGATGGCACGTGCAGTAACTGTCCTCCTGATgagtcactgaaagaaaaatcccttggaagcaaactgcttttcttcctccccacAAACAGGACAGCATATCTACCTGTCTGCGCGGATCAATGGAGCGCTGGTCATTAGACCTTACACTCCGATTTCCAGTGACGATGACAAGGGCTTCGTGGATCTTGTTATCAAGGTGAGGATGTCATGCTGTTGTGCAGGCTGGGCAACTTCTGAATCCACCTGTACGCCTGCAGTGCCCTGCGAAGCCTGGTGTGCCAGgttctgttctgctctttgcCCCTGTGGACTTCCATTCTAACAAGTAATGTGCAATTATCTACAATCCCTGTGGCGTTTTACACACCCTTCTTTAGTGAGCGTGTCTCACAAGATACTTCATAATTTTCTGTACTTGCACACTGCCATTTCCCAGAATCTGTATACATTTGCAGGTGATGACATTCTTTTTCAATGCTTCTGACGTAGGAAATTAACCCTGTGTAAGCTGTCTGCTTCTTCAGCTAATGCCATATGCTCTTTGTGATCGTTCTTAAGGGTGCTGAGGATTTTTGTTCTTACTGATCCAGACAGGGTAGATGATTGATTCCGATTTGCTCAAAATCAGGGCAAGAGTGTAATTTTAATCCTTAGCGGAAAACTCAGTGCTTCTTTTTCATCATCAGTCAAATCTGTCTAGATAGTACTTCTTTATGTAGTAATTGTGTCCTATGAATGGGGAACATGGGTACGTGAATATTTGAATGGCAGAGAAAAGGACACGTGCTCATTTTTGTGCTGTGAGATTAATTATTTCGTTGTTTTTTAATAGGTTTACATGAAAGGTGTCCATCCGAAATTTCCTGACGGAGGGAAGATGTCTCAGTACTTAGACAGCCTGAAAATAGGGGATACCATTGACTTCAGAGGACCAAGTGGCCTGCTTGTCTacaaaggaaaaggcaaagctcagaaaatataatttgtcCAGAGTAAATGATACAAAATCTGGGCTTCTGAACATCATTGGCATTATGGGATTTAAGCAAGTAGAAATACAACTAGTAAGAGCTTCATGCTGTACTCACAGAATCAGGACTCATGTCAGTGTCTGACGCCACGATCCTGAAACTGTCGGAATGTCTGTTGTTCTTTGTGACATCTTCAGTTCacctttgtctgttttctgcccCTGTTTTACAATGTCAGTTAATTGAAAAATGCTGAGAAGTGATCCTAggctttttcattgttttccacATCTCTCTTTGCCAGGTGAGTTTGCTATTCGACCTGAGAAGAAAGCCCAACCGGTTACTAAGAAAGTGAAGTATGTGGGGATGATCGCAGGTGGGACTGGTACGTGTGTGCAAAGATTCATCTTTGGCCTCTGACACCTGCTAGATGTTGTTGGTGTTTTCTCTCACCTGCTCATTTGCACTTTCTCCTTTACTTTCTCACATCACTTACCAGCACTTCTCTTTCAGGGATAACACCTATGCTGCAGATCATTCGAGCAATCATGAAAGACAAGGATGACTGCACGGTTTGCCAGCTGCTGTTTGCTAATCAGGTAATTTCTGTCCTTATTTCTGTTTATGAAGTGTTGTTTAACAAACACAGCTCCACTCAGCAAATGAAGTTGTTGCTGAGGAAGCATGGTGCAGCAATACGTGCTGAAAGGGGAGAAGTGAACAGTAATGCTGAAAGCTTCCCATCTGAAGCACTGTAATTACTTCTTCGAACATTGCCACTGAAGGGCTACCATCCTCACAGCTGATGCTCACTGTCGTGGATCTTATTATTCCGTTTCTAATTCAGAACGTTTTAAAACTCTGGATTCATCTGTGCGAGTTGATAACGTTTTGGGTAGACTTTCAGAGCTGTCTTTCTTAGTGAAAACGTGGAAGAGGTGGACATTGGTCTTCTTCAGCAACTGAATCTCCCCAGCTTCAGAGCAGGCTTTGTAAGAGGAGTCTTTTTGAGAATGCTTTATGTGagctaaaattaaaattgatttcCAGCAGCTTCATTGACTACAGAGCTGGGGTTCTGCGcagctgtttcctttcagttttattcCCTCCGTCAGCATTTCATATGTTTCGTTCACTCTTTGAGCTGTATCATACTTTGCTgctggaaaaagggaaggtcCTTTCGACACGTAATGTTCTTGTGATAGAGGGATTTCTTGGCTGACCAGGCAATCCAAGTGGTGGTGTACAGCTGAACTGCACTCCCCTCCTTTGCCTGACATTCTTCTGGTGCtcatctttttgtttctaaaactCCCTCACCATGAATATCTGCTCCTGGATTATGAGAGTTCTTTTCCTGCCTGTGTTTTTTAGCTTCTTTAGGCTTTCCTTCTTGTTCTTCTCTCCTCTGGTATTCACTGTATCCCATTTCCTATGGACTATATCTGTATTACAGAACTGCTATGAGCCCAGTACACTGTCTTCTGTAATCCaacacagctccttcagcaGGGTCAAAATAGAACATGTACAAAAaatacttcttgttttttttttctacccaGAAGCAATGATCCAAGTGCCAACAACTGCCCTATTCTGGTGCTTTACTACAGTAATAGGGCACCTTCTTAGGTGCTTTTGGAGTGCCCTCTGGCACTGGGTGATGCAGCTGCAGCATTTGATACCTGCTGAGTGCTTGAAGCTGGTACAGAATGCAGTAGGTTTCTGGTCTGGTGGAGGGTCAGGATTTGCTGTGAGTTAATTCAGAATGACTAACATAGAACTTGAGCTCTAGCAACGTAGAAATCCTATTGCTTCTTGTGAGGAGGAGGGTTTTTTTGAGAGAAACAGTTGCCTGTGTATTAGCAAGAGGCTGTGTAAACATCAGTTGTTGGCTTTAAGGAGTCCCTATACCCAGGCACTGCACAAATATAAAGCAGATGGACAGTCATGAAAGCCTACAAActaggtgttttttttaatatttaatgctataaagtattttttgtaCATGTTCCATTTTGACGCTGCTGAAAGAACTGTGTTGGATTACAGAAGACAGTGTACTGGGCTCATAGCAGCCCACTTGGAGCTGATCAGACCCAGTTACAGCCCTTCTGGAAGCCTTGCAGTTGCAGGTCCAGAAACAGGAGCCTTCCTGGC is a genomic window of Meleagris gallopavo isolate NT-WF06-2002-E0010 breed Aviagen turkey brand Nicholas breeding stock chromosome 1, Turkey_5.1, whole genome shotgun sequence containing:
- the LOC100550679 gene encoding NADH-cytochrome b5 reductase 3 produces the protein HSLFVPQLSWVVTYPLWLIYSTVRRLFGTPRPAITLKDPEVKYALRLIDKEEVSHDTRRFRFALPSMDHVLGLPIGQHIYLSARINGALVIRPYTPISSDDDKGFVDLVIKVYMKGVHPKFPDGGKMSQYLDSLKIGDTIDFRGPSGLLVYKGKGEFAIRPEKKAQPVTKKVKYVGMIAGGTGITPMLQIIRAIMKDKDDCTVCQLLFANQTEKDILQRSELEEIQVQHPNRFKYWYTLDKAPENWEYSQGFVNQDMIRDHLPPPQSDVLILMCGPPPMIQYACIPNLDKLGYAKDMRFSF